A genomic window from Bordetella genomosp. 9 includes:
- a CDS encoding MarR family winged helix-turn-helix transcriptional regulator codes for MAANRQSPAVRRFAGDPDPDDPLIGARLRHCLTLVEQRLSSALAEAGYADIQIAHFKVFRFPPPENARPIDLAQRAGMSKQAMNYLLQQLEEMGYVRRINVEGAASRVVSLTEKGWKVAEIQRATVHAIEDEWARRIGKQRFQVFYDVLTELSGAL; via the coding sequence ATGGCTGCCAACCGTCAATCCCCCGCTGTCCGACGCTTCGCCGGCGATCCTGATCCCGATGACCCGCTCATCGGCGCGCGGTTGCGCCATTGCCTGACCCTGGTGGAGCAGCGGCTGAGCAGCGCGTTGGCCGAAGCGGGCTACGCGGATATCCAGATCGCGCACTTCAAAGTGTTCCGTTTTCCGCCGCCCGAGAACGCCCGTCCGATAGACCTGGCGCAACGCGCGGGCATGTCCAAGCAGGCAATGAACTACCTCTTGCAGCAGTTGGAAGAAATGGGCTACGTCCGTCGGATCAATGTGGAGGGCGCGGCATCGCGCGTCGTTTCCCTGACCGAGAAGGGCTGGAAGGTCGCGGAAATCCAGCGCGCAACTGTGCACGCGATCGAAGACGAATGGGCGCGACGCATCGGCAAGCAGCGCTTCCAGGTGTTTTATGACGTGCTGACGGAGCTGAGCGGCGCCTTGTAA
- a CDS encoding DASS family sodium-coupled anion symporter has product MTSTGATEPAAPARNNKLPMGLVAGFAALVVVLLLPLPAELPAAGHRMLAILVFAVVVWVTEAVSYEASAIMITTLMAFLLGTAPVVGNPAAHYGTSAAISMALTGFANSALALVAGALFIAAAMTYTGLDRRIALVTLSKVGTSTRRILVGSIAVTIVLSLVVPSATARSAAVVPIMMGVITAFGVDKRSNIAAGIMIIVAQATSIWNVGIQTAAAQNLLTIGFMEKMLHARVAWSDWLIAGAPWAIIMSAILIFLVLKMLPPERDDIAGGKEAVDKSLRELGPMTGPQKRLLAVSVLLLLSWATEGKLHSFDTTSTTYFGLVLLLLPRVGVMTWKDVQSRIPWGTVIVFGVGISLGTALLTTRAGQWLGTLVVAHTGLADVGPLGIFAILAAFLIVIHLGFASATALTSAMLPILISVLATLPGEFNRLGMTMLLGFVVSYGFILPINAPQNMVCLGTETFTARQFAKVGIAITVIGYVLMLGFGMTYWRWLGWM; this is encoded by the coding sequence ATGACCTCTACAGGCGCCACGGAGCCAGCCGCGCCTGCGCGAAACAACAAACTACCCATGGGCCTGGTCGCGGGATTCGCGGCGCTGGTGGTCGTGCTGCTGCTGCCCTTGCCGGCTGAATTGCCAGCGGCGGGCCATCGCATGCTGGCCATTCTGGTATTCGCGGTGGTGGTCTGGGTGACGGAAGCCGTTTCCTACGAAGCCAGCGCCATCATGATCACCACCCTGATGGCGTTCCTCCTGGGTACGGCGCCTGTCGTCGGCAATCCCGCTGCGCATTACGGCACGTCGGCCGCAATCAGCATGGCGTTGACCGGCTTCGCCAATTCGGCGCTGGCCCTGGTGGCCGGCGCGCTCTTCATCGCCGCCGCCATGACCTACACCGGCCTCGACCGGCGGATCGCGCTGGTGACGCTGTCGAAGGTCGGCACCAGCACGCGGCGCATCCTGGTCGGCAGCATCGCGGTCACCATCGTCCTCAGCCTCGTCGTCCCGAGCGCCACGGCCCGCAGCGCGGCGGTCGTGCCGATCATGATGGGCGTGATCACGGCATTCGGCGTCGACAAGCGCTCCAATATCGCCGCCGGCATCATGATCATCGTGGCACAGGCGACCAGCATCTGGAACGTCGGTATCCAGACCGCGGCGGCCCAGAACCTGTTGACGATAGGCTTTATGGAGAAGATGCTGCATGCGCGGGTGGCCTGGTCCGACTGGCTGATTGCCGGCGCGCCGTGGGCCATCATCATGTCCGCGATATTGATCTTCCTGGTCCTGAAGATGCTGCCCCCGGAACGCGACGATATTGCCGGCGGCAAGGAAGCCGTCGATAAATCGCTGCGCGAGCTGGGCCCCATGACCGGGCCCCAGAAGCGCCTGCTGGCCGTCTCCGTCCTGCTGCTGCTGTCCTGGGCCACGGAAGGCAAGCTTCACAGCTTCGACACCACCTCCACCACCTATTTCGGCCTGGTGCTGCTGCTGTTGCCCCGCGTCGGGGTGATGACATGGAAAGACGTCCAGTCACGCATCCCATGGGGCACGGTCATCGTGTTCGGCGTCGGCATCAGCCTGGGGACCGCGTTGCTGACGACCCGTGCCGGCCAATGGCTGGGAACACTGGTGGTGGCGCATACAGGCCTTGCGGACGTCGGTCCGCTGGGGATTTTCGCGATCCTGGCCGCTTTCCTTATCGTCATCCACCTGGGCTTCGCCAGCGCCACCGCGCTGACTTCGGCCATGCTGCCTATCCTGATTTCCGTCCTGGCGACCTTGCCGGGCGAATTCAACCGGCTGGGAATGACGATGCTGCTCGGCTTCGTCGTCAGCTACGGCTTCATCCTGCCGATCAACGCGCCGCAGAATATGGTGTGCCTGGGGACGGAGACATTCACCGCCAGGCAATTCGCCAAGGTGGGCATTGCCATCACCGTCATCGGATACGTGCTGATGCTTGGGTTCGGGATGACGTACTGGCGCTGGCTGGGATGGATGTAG
- a CDS encoding YitT family protein gives MPYPDQHPLQAQAAPSHNAFDDAYGLFIGILFAAMGVSLLARGGLITGGIAGMALLGSFVTGYAPAPLVPLINIPFILFSFHAMGRTFGLKSALVSLAIGVGVSAISRSLDVSGISNAFAAIAGGTFLGMGILCLARHNASMGGTSALTLWVQRRSGINAGKVQLAFDLALFCVAAAYLPLAKILWSALGTFAMNAMLIAWHKPGRYKG, from the coding sequence ATGCCTTACCCCGACCAGCACCCATTGCAGGCGCAGGCAGCGCCGTCGCATAACGCCTTCGACGATGCGTATGGGCTTTTCATCGGCATCCTGTTTGCCGCCATGGGCGTTTCGCTGCTCGCCCGAGGCGGCCTGATCACGGGCGGCATCGCGGGCATGGCCCTCCTGGGCTCCTTCGTGACGGGCTACGCGCCCGCGCCTCTCGTTCCCCTGATCAACATCCCTTTCATCCTGTTCTCATTCCATGCCATGGGCAGGACGTTCGGACTCAAGAGCGCCCTGGTCAGCCTGGCGATAGGGGTGGGCGTGAGCGCCATCAGCCGCTCCCTGGACGTTTCCGGCATCAGCAACGCCTTCGCGGCCATCGCCGGCGGGACTTTCCTGGGCATGGGCATCCTTTGCCTGGCGCGGCACAATGCGTCCATGGGCGGCACCAGCGCGTTGACCCTGTGGGTGCAGCGGCGCTCCGGTATCAACGCCGGCAAGGTACAACTGGCCTTCGACCTGGCCCTGTTCTGCGTGGCGGCGGCCTATCTTCCCCTGGCCAAGATACTCTGGTCCGCCCTCGGCACGTTCGCGATGAACGCGATGCTGATCGCCTGGCACAAGCCGGGACGCTACAAGGGCTAG
- a CDS encoding RNA polymerase sigma factor: MSDSRRLDDLLAECARGSEAALAELYRLTSPHLFAFASRILRRKDWAEEVLQECYLAIWQNAARFSTEHSHAMTWMTRIVRNRCIDQLRRPGLERPDPDGELADAWADDAAGPLGRLQSAQDSQRLAECMKQLDGKQRMAIAMSFFDDLSHGEIAKRLESPLGTIKSWVRRGMERLKRCLS; this comes from the coding sequence ATGTCCGATTCCCGACGTCTCGACGATCTGCTCGCGGAGTGCGCGCGCGGCAGCGAAGCCGCACTGGCCGAACTGTATCGACTGACCTCTCCGCATCTGTTCGCATTCGCCTCTCGTATATTGCGCAGGAAGGATTGGGCCGAGGAGGTGCTGCAGGAGTGCTACCTGGCCATCTGGCAGAACGCGGCCCGGTTTTCGACCGAACATAGCCACGCGATGACGTGGATGACGCGCATCGTGCGCAACCGCTGCATCGACCAGCTGCGCCGGCCTGGACTGGAGCGGCCCGATCCGGACGGCGAGCTTGCCGATGCCTGGGCCGACGATGCCGCGGGGCCGCTGGGCCGACTGCAGAGCGCGCAGGACAGCCAGCGCCTTGCCGAGTGCATGAAGCAACTTGATGGAAAGCAGCGCATGGCCATCGCGATGTCGTTCTTCGATGACCTCAGCCACGGCGAGATCGCGAAGCGCCTGGAGTCGCCGCTGGGAACCATCAAGAGCTGGGTGCGCCGCGGCATGGAGCGCCTGAAGAGGTGCCTGTCATGA
- a CDS encoding anti-sigma factor, translating into MNYRGEEIRHRLAADYVSGGMRGGARRRFEALVAADANWRRILRDWENEIYPLAWSLKPVAPPARVWRAIRTRIRGRQPATSWGWSGLYSWRLLSAALALVLVAGVALYPLQVNRSARAQLLAVLQSPQTQALLVVRADPSGVLHVRTLGDLRALAGDRVLELWALPPGGQPQSLGLVAPGGLTSLPAPEGLRNVPNLAVSLEPPGGAPNGQPTGPIIMTGEVLPI; encoded by the coding sequence ATGAATTATCGCGGTGAGGAAATACGCCATCGGCTGGCTGCGGACTACGTGTCAGGCGGCATGCGCGGCGGCGCGCGCCGCCGCTTCGAGGCGCTGGTCGCCGCCGACGCCAACTGGCGCCGGATCCTGCGCGACTGGGAGAACGAGATCTATCCCCTGGCATGGTCGCTCAAGCCGGTGGCGCCCCCGGCGCGGGTATGGCGCGCCATCCGGACTCGGATCCGGGGCCGCCAGCCGGCGACTTCATGGGGTTGGAGCGGCTTGTATTCGTGGCGCCTGTTGAGCGCCGCGCTGGCGCTTGTCCTGGTGGCGGGTGTCGCCCTGTATCCGCTGCAGGTGAACCGGTCGGCGCGCGCGCAGCTGCTCGCGGTGCTGCAGTCGCCGCAGACGCAGGCCCTGCTCGTGGTGCGTGCGGATCCCTCCGGGGTGCTGCACGTGCGGACCTTGGGCGATCTGCGGGCGCTCGCGGGCGACAGGGTGCTGGAGCTGTGGGCGTTGCCGCCCGGCGGCCAGCCGCAATCGCTCGGCCTGGTGGCCCCCGGCGGCCTGACTTCGCTGCCAGCGCCAGAGGGCTTGCGGAATGTACCCAACCTGGCCGTGTCGCTGGAGCCGCCTGGCGGCGCACCCAACGGCCAACCCACCGGCCCCATCATCATGACGGGCGAGGTGCTGCCCATTTGA
- a CDS encoding alpha/beta hydrolase, giving the protein MLASPALIALVACSPLKVLNAFVPDNDGVRVIANMHYGTDPRQSMDVYVPRDVAAPPVVVFFYGGSWSGGSRAQYRFVGDALATRGILAVVADYRVYPLVTYPAFVEDAAAVVAWTLRNISTYGGDPRRVFVAGHSAGAYNAAMVALDPRWLGKAGATPAMLAGWIGIAGPYDFLPIVDEDIKPIFAFPNTPPDSQPLAYVSPSAPPTLLIAGTSDRVVDPVRNTDRLADALRAAHVPVLLKRYTRVGHGLAVGAFAWPLRWTAPVLEDVTDFVKTTPAGHGAGS; this is encoded by the coding sequence GTGCTGGCGTCGCCCGCGCTTATCGCGCTGGTGGCGTGTTCGCCCTTGAAGGTATTGAATGCTTTCGTGCCGGACAACGACGGCGTTCGCGTGATCGCCAATATGCACTACGGAACCGACCCGCGCCAGTCCATGGACGTGTATGTGCCGCGGGACGTCGCGGCGCCGCCCGTGGTGGTTTTCTTCTACGGCGGGAGCTGGTCCGGCGGGTCGCGCGCCCAGTATCGATTCGTCGGCGATGCCCTGGCCACGCGCGGCATACTGGCGGTGGTGGCCGACTACCGTGTCTATCCCCTGGTGACCTATCCCGCCTTTGTCGAAGACGCGGCTGCCGTCGTCGCATGGACCCTGCGCAATATCTCCACCTACGGCGGCGACCCGCGCCGTGTGTTCGTGGCGGGACACAGCGCGGGCGCCTACAACGCCGCCATGGTGGCGCTGGACCCGCGCTGGCTGGGCAAGGCAGGGGCGACGCCCGCCATGCTGGCCGGCTGGATAGGCATCGCGGGCCCATACGACTTCCTGCCTATCGTCGACGAGGACATCAAGCCGATTTTCGCTTTTCCGAACACGCCCCCGGATTCGCAGCCGCTGGCGTACGTATCGCCGTCGGCGCCGCCGACGCTATTGATCGCGGGGACGTCGGATCGTGTGGTGGACCCGGTCCGCAACACCGATCGGCTGGCGGACGCCCTGCGGGCGGCCCACGTGCCTGTGCTGCTGAAACGCTACACGCGGGTGGGACACGGATTGGCGGTCGGCGCCTTCGCGTGGCCGCTGCGCTGGACAGCCCCCGTGCTGGAGGACGTCACGGATTTCGTGAAGACCACGCCGGCCGGGCACGGGGCCGGTTCCTGA
- a CDS encoding alpha/beta fold hydrolase — MPATGKPAIPLRDFGSFYAGGRPLSVTGEPVRTIAFTRTASLTYDPNGRYHIEHAYVQYFIPAQLSQPLPLVLLHGGGMTGAMWEQTPDGRTGWLQALLRLGHAVYVVDNVERGRAGWVPFASVWPEPPIIRNAEESWSLFRFGAAADYAQRKPFPGQRFPTQAMETLIQHAVPRWLGNNDIALDAFCAVLERVGPCIVMAHSHGGEVAWRALQRCPEDVRAVIGIEPSGFSEHVDAAAVDGKPFLFVYGDFLDATPLWRDLVAAGNAYGDRLAGHGGKVSRWLLAQRGVRGNSHMMMMDDNSDEIAAEVSGWILDHCASGGAAGGPSNAAV; from the coding sequence ATGCCGGCGACTGGCAAGCCGGCGATCCCGCTGCGCGACTTCGGCAGCTTTTATGCCGGGGGCCGGCCTCTGAGCGTCACGGGCGAGCCTGTGCGGACCATCGCCTTCACTCGCACCGCGTCGCTGACCTACGACCCCAATGGCCGCTATCACATCGAACATGCGTACGTGCAGTACTTCATTCCCGCGCAATTGAGCCAGCCCTTGCCGTTGGTGCTGCTGCATGGCGGCGGCATGACCGGTGCGATGTGGGAGCAGACGCCGGACGGGCGCACAGGCTGGCTGCAGGCCTTGCTGCGGCTGGGCCATGCGGTCTACGTGGTCGACAACGTCGAGCGCGGACGCGCCGGCTGGGTGCCGTTCGCCAGCGTATGGCCGGAGCCGCCGATCATCCGCAATGCGGAGGAATCCTGGTCCCTGTTCCGCTTCGGCGCCGCGGCCGACTATGCGCAGCGCAAGCCTTTCCCGGGGCAACGCTTCCCGACGCAGGCCATGGAAACGTTGATCCAGCATGCCGTGCCGCGCTGGCTGGGCAACAACGACATCGCGCTGGATGCCTTCTGCGCGGTGCTGGAGCGGGTGGGTCCGTGCATCGTGATGGCGCACAGCCACGGCGGCGAGGTCGCGTGGCGCGCCCTGCAGCGTTGTCCTGAAGATGTACGCGCGGTGATCGGCATCGAGCCGTCCGGCTTCTCGGAGCACGTCGACGCGGCTGCCGTGGACGGCAAGCCTTTCCTGTTCGTCTACGGGGACTTCCTGGATGCCACCCCACTGTGGCGCGACCTGGTGGCCGCGGGTAATGCCTATGGCGATCGGCTCGCCGGCCACGGCGGGAAGGTCAGCCGCTGGCTGCTGGCGCAAAGGGGCGTGCGCGGGAATTCCCACATGATGATGATGGACGACAACAGCGACGAGATCGCCGCCGAGGTGTCCGGCTGGATTCTCGATCACTGCGCGTCTGGCGGCGCGGCCGGCGGGCCTTCGAATGCCGCCGTTTGA